A window of the Canis lupus baileyi chromosome 8, mCanLup2.hap1, whole genome shotgun sequence genome harbors these coding sequences:
- the EEF2KMT gene encoding protein-lysine N-methyltransferase EEF2KMT isoform X2, with protein sequence MAPEESAEAAGLLQSFESRYLAARTLRSFPWQSLEEKLRDSSGPELLLIILQKTVKHPLCVKHPPSVKYARCFLSELIRKHEAVHTEPLDELYEALAEVLMAKEPTQCHRSYLLPSGDSVTLSESTAIISHGTTGLVTWDAALYLAEWAIQNPAAFAHRTVLELGSGAGLTGLAICKTCCPSAYVFSDYHSCVLEQLRGNVLLNGLSLEPDATAPAQHPGHNTYDSESPKVTVAQLDWDVVTAPQLAAFQPDVIIAADVLYCPETVLSLVRVLQRLSACLKGQQAPDAYVAFTVRNPQTCQLFTSELGQAGIPWEAVPHHDQKLFPYEEHSDMAILKLML encoded by the exons atgGCGCCGGAGGAGAGTGCCGAGGCCGCGGGCTTGCTGCAGAGTTTCGAGAGCCGCTACTTGGCGGCGCGCACGCTGCGCTCTTTCCCCtggcag agcctagaagagaaattaagagactCATCAGGTCCTGAGCTGCTGTTGATTATTTTGCAGAAG ACCGTGAAGCATCCTCTGTGTGTGAAGCATCCGCCGTCAGTGAAATATGCCCGGTGCTTTCTCTCGGAGCTCATCAGAAAG caCGAGGCTGTCCACACGGAGCCTTTGGACGAACTGTACGAAGCATTGGCAGAGGTCCTGATGGCCAAGGAGCCAACCCAGTGCCACCGGAGCTATCTGTTG CCTTCTGGAGACTCGGTCACGCTCTCTGAGAGCACAGCCATCATTTCCCACGGCACCACCGGCCTGGTCACATGGGACGCTGCGCTGTACCTCGCAGAATGGGCCATACAGAACCCAGCCGCATTTGCTCACAG GACTGTCTTAGAGCTCGGCAGTGGAGCTGGCCTCACGGGCCTGGCCATTTGCAAGACATGCTGTCCCAGCGCCTACGTCTTCAGCGACTATCACAGCTGTGTCCTTGAGCAACTCCGAGGAAACGTCCTTCTCAATGGCCTCTCATTGGAGCCAGATGCCACTGCCCCTGCACAGCACCCAGGACACAACACCTACGACTCAGAGAGCCCCAAGGTGACAGTGGCCCAGCTGGACTGGGACGTCGTGACAGCCCCTCAGCTCGCTGCCTTCCAGCCAGATGTAATCATAGCAGCAG ATGTGCTGTATTGCCCAGAAACCGTCCTCTCCCTGGTCAGAGTCCTGCAGAGGCTCTCTGCTTGCCTGAAGGGCCAGCAGGCTCCGGATGCCTACGTTGCCTTCACTGTCCGCAACCCGCAGACCTGCCAGCTGTTCACTAGCGAGCTGG GCCAGGCTGGGATCCCCTGGGAAGCAGTGCCTCATCACGACCAGAAGCTGTTTCCCTATGAAGAACACTCAGACATGGCAATTTTGAAACTAATGCTGTAG
- the EEF2KMT gene encoding protein-lysine N-methyltransferase EEF2KMT isoform X3, which produces MEEVSLPLPRGPALLAQANNCGSRFLLPMQGLSRCCLFHNSCTSLEEKLRDSSGPELLLIILQKTVKHPLCVKHPPSVKYARCFLSELIRKHEAVHTEPLDELYEALAEVLMAKEPTQCHRSYLLPSGDSVTLSESTAIISHGTTGLVTWDAALYLAEWAIQNPAAFAHRTVLELGSGAGLTGLAICKTCCPSAYVFSDYHSCVLEQLRGNVLLNGLSLEPDATAPAQHPGHNTYDSESPKVTVAQLDWDVVTAPQLAAFQPDVIIAADVLYCPETVLSLVRVLQRLSACLKGQQAPDAYVAFTVRNPQTCQLFTSELESLLSVPGLSCQD; this is translated from the exons atggaagaagTCTCACTTCCCCTGCCCCGGGGACCTGCCCTTCTTGCACAGGCAAATAACTGTGGCAGCCGCTTCCTTCTGCCAATGCAGGGGCTCTCACGATGCTGCCTCTTTCATAATTCATGTACG agcctagaagagaaattaagagactCATCAGGTCCTGAGCTGCTGTTGATTATTTTGCAGAAG ACCGTGAAGCATCCTCTGTGTGTGAAGCATCCGCCGTCAGTGAAATATGCCCGGTGCTTTCTCTCGGAGCTCATCAGAAAG caCGAGGCTGTCCACACGGAGCCTTTGGACGAACTGTACGAAGCATTGGCAGAGGTCCTGATGGCCAAGGAGCCAACCCAGTGCCACCGGAGCTATCTGTTG CCTTCTGGAGACTCGGTCACGCTCTCTGAGAGCACAGCCATCATTTCCCACGGCACCACCGGCCTGGTCACATGGGACGCTGCGCTGTACCTCGCAGAATGGGCCATACAGAACCCAGCCGCATTTGCTCACAG GACTGTCTTAGAGCTCGGCAGTGGAGCTGGCCTCACGGGCCTGGCCATTTGCAAGACATGCTGTCCCAGCGCCTACGTCTTCAGCGACTATCACAGCTGTGTCCTTGAGCAACTCCGAGGAAACGTCCTTCTCAATGGCCTCTCATTGGAGCCAGATGCCACTGCCCCTGCACAGCACCCAGGACACAACACCTACGACTCAGAGAGCCCCAAGGTGACAGTGGCCCAGCTGGACTGGGACGTCGTGACAGCCCCTCAGCTCGCTGCCTTCCAGCCAGATGTAATCATAGCAGCAG ATGTGCTGTATTGCCCAGAAACCGTCCTCTCCCTGGTCAGAGTCCTGCAGAGGCTCTCTGCTTGCCTGAAGGGCCAGCAGGCTCCGGATGCCTACGTTGCCTTCACTGTCCGCAACCCGCAGACCTGCCAGCTGTTCACTAGCGAGCTGG AAAGTTTGCTGTCTGTCCCTGGTCTCAGTTGCCAAGACTGA
- the EEF2KMT gene encoding protein-lysine N-methyltransferase EEF2KMT isoform X1, with translation MEEVSLPLPRGPALLAQANNCGSRFLLPMQGLSRCCLFHNSCTSLEEKLRDSSGPELLLIILQKTVKHPLCVKHPPSVKYARCFLSELIRKHEAVHTEPLDELYEALAEVLMAKEPTQCHRSYLLPSGDSVTLSESTAIISHGTTGLVTWDAALYLAEWAIQNPAAFAHRTVLELGSGAGLTGLAICKTCCPSAYVFSDYHSCVLEQLRGNVLLNGLSLEPDATAPAQHPGHNTYDSESPKVTVAQLDWDVVTAPQLAAFQPDVIIAADVLYCPETVLSLVRVLQRLSACLKGQQAPDAYVAFTVRNPQTCQLFTSELGQAGIPWEAVPHHDQKLFPYEEHSDMAILKLML, from the exons atggaagaagTCTCACTTCCCCTGCCCCGGGGACCTGCCCTTCTTGCACAGGCAAATAACTGTGGCAGCCGCTTCCTTCTGCCAATGCAGGGGCTCTCACGATGCTGCCTCTTTCATAATTCATGTACG agcctagaagagaaattaagagactCATCAGGTCCTGAGCTGCTGTTGATTATTTTGCAGAAG ACCGTGAAGCATCCTCTGTGTGTGAAGCATCCGCCGTCAGTGAAATATGCCCGGTGCTTTCTCTCGGAGCTCATCAGAAAG caCGAGGCTGTCCACACGGAGCCTTTGGACGAACTGTACGAAGCATTGGCAGAGGTCCTGATGGCCAAGGAGCCAACCCAGTGCCACCGGAGCTATCTGTTG CCTTCTGGAGACTCGGTCACGCTCTCTGAGAGCACAGCCATCATTTCCCACGGCACCACCGGCCTGGTCACATGGGACGCTGCGCTGTACCTCGCAGAATGGGCCATACAGAACCCAGCCGCATTTGCTCACAG GACTGTCTTAGAGCTCGGCAGTGGAGCTGGCCTCACGGGCCTGGCCATTTGCAAGACATGCTGTCCCAGCGCCTACGTCTTCAGCGACTATCACAGCTGTGTCCTTGAGCAACTCCGAGGAAACGTCCTTCTCAATGGCCTCTCATTGGAGCCAGATGCCACTGCCCCTGCACAGCACCCAGGACACAACACCTACGACTCAGAGAGCCCCAAGGTGACAGTGGCCCAGCTGGACTGGGACGTCGTGACAGCCCCTCAGCTCGCTGCCTTCCAGCCAGATGTAATCATAGCAGCAG ATGTGCTGTATTGCCCAGAAACCGTCCTCTCCCTGGTCAGAGTCCTGCAGAGGCTCTCTGCTTGCCTGAAGGGCCAGCAGGCTCCGGATGCCTACGTTGCCTTCACTGTCCGCAACCCGCAGACCTGCCAGCTGTTCACTAGCGAGCTGG GCCAGGCTGGGATCCCCTGGGAAGCAGTGCCTCATCACGACCAGAAGCTGTTTCCCTATGAAGAACACTCAGACATGGCAATTTTGAAACTAATGCTGTAG
- the EEF2KMT gene encoding protein-lysine N-methyltransferase EEF2KMT isoform X4, producing MAPEESAEAAGLLQSFESRYLAARTLRSFPWQSLEEKLRDSSGPELLLIILQKTVKHPLCVKHPPSVKYARCFLSELIRKHEAVHTEPLDELYEALAEVLMAKEPTQCHRSYLLPSGDSVTLSESTAIISHGTTGLVTWDAALYLAEWAIQNPAAFAHRTVLELGSGAGLTGLAICKTCCPSAYVFSDYHSCVLEQLRGNVLLNGLSLEPDATAPAQHPGHNTYDSESPKVTVAQLDWDVVTAPQLAAFQPDVIIAADVLYCPETVLSLVRVLQRLSACLKGQQAPDAYVAFTVRNPQTCQLFTSELESLLSVPGLSCQD from the exons atgGCGCCGGAGGAGAGTGCCGAGGCCGCGGGCTTGCTGCAGAGTTTCGAGAGCCGCTACTTGGCGGCGCGCACGCTGCGCTCTTTCCCCtggcag agcctagaagagaaattaagagactCATCAGGTCCTGAGCTGCTGTTGATTATTTTGCAGAAG ACCGTGAAGCATCCTCTGTGTGTGAAGCATCCGCCGTCAGTGAAATATGCCCGGTGCTTTCTCTCGGAGCTCATCAGAAAG caCGAGGCTGTCCACACGGAGCCTTTGGACGAACTGTACGAAGCATTGGCAGAGGTCCTGATGGCCAAGGAGCCAACCCAGTGCCACCGGAGCTATCTGTTG CCTTCTGGAGACTCGGTCACGCTCTCTGAGAGCACAGCCATCATTTCCCACGGCACCACCGGCCTGGTCACATGGGACGCTGCGCTGTACCTCGCAGAATGGGCCATACAGAACCCAGCCGCATTTGCTCACAG GACTGTCTTAGAGCTCGGCAGTGGAGCTGGCCTCACGGGCCTGGCCATTTGCAAGACATGCTGTCCCAGCGCCTACGTCTTCAGCGACTATCACAGCTGTGTCCTTGAGCAACTCCGAGGAAACGTCCTTCTCAATGGCCTCTCATTGGAGCCAGATGCCACTGCCCCTGCACAGCACCCAGGACACAACACCTACGACTCAGAGAGCCCCAAGGTGACAGTGGCCCAGCTGGACTGGGACGTCGTGACAGCCCCTCAGCTCGCTGCCTTCCAGCCAGATGTAATCATAGCAGCAG ATGTGCTGTATTGCCCAGAAACCGTCCTCTCCCTGGTCAGAGTCCTGCAGAGGCTCTCTGCTTGCCTGAAGGGCCAGCAGGCTCCGGATGCCTACGTTGCCTTCACTGTCCGCAACCCGCAGACCTGCCAGCTGTTCACTAGCGAGCTGG AAAGTTTGCTGTCTGTCCCTGGTCTCAGTTGCCAAGACTGA
- the EEF2KMT gene encoding protein-lysine N-methyltransferase EEF2KMT isoform X5 — translation MAPEESAEAAGLLQSFESRYLAARTLRSFPWQTVKHPLCVKHPPSVKYARCFLSELIRKHEAVHTEPLDELYEALAEVLMAKEPTQCHRSYLLPSGDSVTLSESTAIISHGTTGLVTWDAALYLAEWAIQNPAAFAHRTVLELGSGAGLTGLAICKTCCPSAYVFSDYHSCVLEQLRGNVLLNGLSLEPDATAPAQHPGHNTYDSESPKVTVAQLDWDVVTAPQLAAFQPDVIIAADVLYCPETVLSLVRVLQRLSACLKGQQAPDAYVAFTVRNPQTCQLFTSELGQAGIPWEAVPHHDQKLFPYEEHSDMAILKLML, via the exons atgGCGCCGGAGGAGAGTGCCGAGGCCGCGGGCTTGCTGCAGAGTTTCGAGAGCCGCTACTTGGCGGCGCGCACGCTGCGCTCTTTCCCCtggcag ACCGTGAAGCATCCTCTGTGTGTGAAGCATCCGCCGTCAGTGAAATATGCCCGGTGCTTTCTCTCGGAGCTCATCAGAAAG caCGAGGCTGTCCACACGGAGCCTTTGGACGAACTGTACGAAGCATTGGCAGAGGTCCTGATGGCCAAGGAGCCAACCCAGTGCCACCGGAGCTATCTGTTG CCTTCTGGAGACTCGGTCACGCTCTCTGAGAGCACAGCCATCATTTCCCACGGCACCACCGGCCTGGTCACATGGGACGCTGCGCTGTACCTCGCAGAATGGGCCATACAGAACCCAGCCGCATTTGCTCACAG GACTGTCTTAGAGCTCGGCAGTGGAGCTGGCCTCACGGGCCTGGCCATTTGCAAGACATGCTGTCCCAGCGCCTACGTCTTCAGCGACTATCACAGCTGTGTCCTTGAGCAACTCCGAGGAAACGTCCTTCTCAATGGCCTCTCATTGGAGCCAGATGCCACTGCCCCTGCACAGCACCCAGGACACAACACCTACGACTCAGAGAGCCCCAAGGTGACAGTGGCCCAGCTGGACTGGGACGTCGTGACAGCCCCTCAGCTCGCTGCCTTCCAGCCAGATGTAATCATAGCAGCAG ATGTGCTGTATTGCCCAGAAACCGTCCTCTCCCTGGTCAGAGTCCTGCAGAGGCTCTCTGCTTGCCTGAAGGGCCAGCAGGCTCCGGATGCCTACGTTGCCTTCACTGTCCGCAACCCGCAGACCTGCCAGCTGTTCACTAGCGAGCTGG GCCAGGCTGGGATCCCCTGGGAAGCAGTGCCTCATCACGACCAGAAGCTGTTTCCCTATGAAGAACACTCAGACATGGCAATTTTGAAACTAATGCTGTAG
- the EEF2KMT gene encoding protein-lysine N-methyltransferase EEF2KMT isoform X6, which yields MEGPENKQSLEEKLRDSSGPELLLIILQKTVKHPLCVKHPPSVKYARCFLSELIRKHEAVHTEPLDELYEALAEVLMAKEPTQCHRSYLLPSGDSVTLSESTAIISHGTTGLVTWDAALYLAEWAIQNPAAFAHRTVLELGSGAGLTGLAICKTCCPSAYVFSDYHSCVLEQLRGNVLLNGLSLEPDATAPAQHPGHNTYDSESPKVTVAQLDWDVVTAPQLAAFQPDVIIAADVLYCPETVLSLVRVLQRLSACLKGQQAPDAYVAFTVRNPQTCQLFTSELGQAGIPWEAVPHHDQKLFPYEEHSDMAILKLML from the exons ATGGAAGGGCCAGAGAATAAACAG agcctagaagagaaattaagagactCATCAGGTCCTGAGCTGCTGTTGATTATTTTGCAGAAG ACCGTGAAGCATCCTCTGTGTGTGAAGCATCCGCCGTCAGTGAAATATGCCCGGTGCTTTCTCTCGGAGCTCATCAGAAAG caCGAGGCTGTCCACACGGAGCCTTTGGACGAACTGTACGAAGCATTGGCAGAGGTCCTGATGGCCAAGGAGCCAACCCAGTGCCACCGGAGCTATCTGTTG CCTTCTGGAGACTCGGTCACGCTCTCTGAGAGCACAGCCATCATTTCCCACGGCACCACCGGCCTGGTCACATGGGACGCTGCGCTGTACCTCGCAGAATGGGCCATACAGAACCCAGCCGCATTTGCTCACAG GACTGTCTTAGAGCTCGGCAGTGGAGCTGGCCTCACGGGCCTGGCCATTTGCAAGACATGCTGTCCCAGCGCCTACGTCTTCAGCGACTATCACAGCTGTGTCCTTGAGCAACTCCGAGGAAACGTCCTTCTCAATGGCCTCTCATTGGAGCCAGATGCCACTGCCCCTGCACAGCACCCAGGACACAACACCTACGACTCAGAGAGCCCCAAGGTGACAGTGGCCCAGCTGGACTGGGACGTCGTGACAGCCCCTCAGCTCGCTGCCTTCCAGCCAGATGTAATCATAGCAGCAG ATGTGCTGTATTGCCCAGAAACCGTCCTCTCCCTGGTCAGAGTCCTGCAGAGGCTCTCTGCTTGCCTGAAGGGCCAGCAGGCTCCGGATGCCTACGTTGCCTTCACTGTCCGCAACCCGCAGACCTGCCAGCTGTTCACTAGCGAGCTGG GCCAGGCTGGGATCCCCTGGGAAGCAGTGCCTCATCACGACCAGAAGCTGTTTCCCTATGAAGAACACTCAGACATGGCAATTTTGAAACTAATGCTGTAG